The sequence ATCAAAGCAAATGATGCACCAATAATTGTAACAATAGGAGCAGGTGATATTGGAGAAATGGTACCATCAATTAAACAGATGCTAAATGAAAATATTTAATTGGACAAATATTAGATTAGTACTTATTTTCGGACTAGTTCTTTTTCTTTATTCCTTCGCGCAACATCGAAATGGAGATCGAAAATTGAAAAAATCTGAGGTTGTTTTTGTAGGAGAAAATGCTCTTTTTGTCAAAGCAGAAACGGTTAATAAATTGTTGATAGAAAATAAAAGAGACGCTTCCAGTATTAGAAAAGATGAAGTAGATTTGAATAAGATAGAAAAAACCCTTGATGCGCAAGACATGATTGAGAAGTCAGATGTTTTTGTAAGTATCGACGGTGTTCTAAAAGCGGTAGTAAAACAGAAGACACCAATAGCAAGGATTCTTGATGGTGGTCGATCTTTTTATATTGACTATGAGGGAGGTAAAATGCCCTTGTCAGACAATTTTACGGCGCGAGTTCCTCTTGTTTCAGGGGCAATAAATGAAAAAAATAACGAAGATTTAGCTGCTTTATTTCGCACAATTTATGACGATGCGTTTTTGAAAAAAAACATCATTGCA comes from Flavobacterium sp. KACC 22761 and encodes:
- a CDS encoding cell division protein FtsQ, which translates into the protein MKIFNWTNIRLVLIFGLVLFLYSFAQHRNGDRKLKKSEVVFVGENALFVKAETVNKLLIENKRDASSIRKDEVDLNKIEKTLDAQDMIEKSDVFVSIDGVLKAVVKQKTPIARILDGGRSFYIDYEGGKMPLSDNFTARVPLVSGAINEKNNEDLAALFRTIYDDAFLKKNIIAIQIMPNGSLKMFNRNYDYFIDFGRTMNVDKKFRNYKAFFQKAVLDSSLYKYKKIDLRFTEQVVCTK